The Caproicibacterium lactatifermentans genome contains a region encoding:
- a CDS encoding metal-dependent transcriptional regulator: protein MEELTSTHLRYLLAIYQIAKLERDVCSTSISQFLNVSGPSVSRMLGVLTQKKLIAKMRYSKIYLTDKGFLLARELDKKVTLLKERIPRMGIPMTEEEIEQVAFALAELIANR from the coding sequence ATGGAAGAACTGACCAGTACTCATCTGCGGTATCTGCTGGCAATTTATCAGATTGCTAAGTTGGAGCGGGATGTCTGTTCCACAAGCATTTCACAGTTTTTAAATGTCAGTGGTCCCTCGGTCTCTCGAATGCTGGGGGTGCTGACACAGAAGAAACTGATTGCAAAAATGCGGTACAGCAAAATTTATCTGACAGACAAAGGCTTTCTGCTGGCGCGTGAATTGGACAAAAAAGTAACCTTGCTCAAGGAACGTATTCCACGAATGGGCATTCCAATGACAGAAGAAGAAATTGAGCAGGTGGCATTTGCACTGGCGGAGCTTATCGCCAACAGATGA
- a CDS encoding 4Fe-4S dicluster domain-containing protein — MKVAVLSGKGGTGKTFVSVNLAAVAGKSTYIDCDVEEPNGRLFFKPENVTTQTVNIRLPAFSGSKCTGCRKCVEFCHFNALAFVKNKPLLFSEVCHSCGGCALICPAKAITEMEKSVGIVECGEFGDIHVVTGCMNLGEASGIPIIKAALTHVGEMDELTVIDCPPGSACSVMESVQNADYCLIVAEPTAFGLHNFKMVYELVQLLHKPCGMVINKVDNEFNRLDEFCAQNGIPVLCRIPYSKTLAELSAKGKIASLHSDEIATQFHTLLADVREVAKL; from the coding sequence ATGAAGGTAGCAGTTCTGAGTGGGAAAGGCGGTACGGGCAAAACCTTTGTGTCTGTGAATCTAGCAGCAGTAGCGGGTAAATCCACCTATATCGACTGCGATGTTGAGGAACCAAACGGGCGACTGTTTTTTAAGCCGGAGAATGTGACAACGCAAACCGTTAACATTCGGTTGCCCGCTTTTAGTGGTTCAAAATGTACCGGTTGCCGGAAATGTGTGGAATTCTGTCACTTCAATGCGCTGGCCTTCGTGAAGAACAAACCCCTGTTGTTTTCTGAGGTCTGTCATTCCTGTGGCGGATGTGCATTAATATGCCCCGCTAAAGCCATCACTGAAATGGAAAAGTCAGTGGGTATTGTGGAGTGCGGAGAATTCGGCGATATTCACGTAGTTACCGGTTGTATGAATTTGGGTGAAGCATCCGGTATTCCAATTATCAAAGCTGCACTTACCCATGTTGGGGAAATGGACGAGTTGACCGTAATTGACTGTCCTCCGGGCAGTGCTTGCTCGGTTATGGAGAGCGTACAAAATGCTGACTATTGCTTAATCGTTGCAGAGCCAACAGCTTTTGGATTGCACAATTTTAAAATGGTCTACGAGCTTGTACAGCTGCTTCATAAACCCTGCGGAATGGTTATTAACAAGGTGGACAACGAGTTCAATAGGTTGGATGAATTTTGTGCACAAAATGGTATTCCGGTGCTGTGTCGCATTCCATACAGTAAGACGCTTGCGGAGCTTAGTGCTAAGGGAAAGATTGCCTCTTTGCACAGCGATGAAATCGCCACACAGTTTCACACTCTTCTTGCTGATGTGAGGGAGGTGGCTAAGCTATGA
- a CDS encoding FeoA family protein, which produces MKTLKDVKVGESATVQKLHGEGAVKRRIMDMGLTKGTQLTVRKVAPLGDPMELHVRGYELSVRKADAEMIEVE; this is translated from the coding sequence ATGAAAACACTAAAAGATGTTAAGGTAGGAGAATCCGCAACTGTGCAAAAACTGCATGGTGAGGGTGCTGTAAAACGTCGCATTATGGACATGGGGCTTACCAAGGGTACGCAGCTGACGGTTCGTAAGGTTGCGCCGCTTGGTGATCCTATGGAACTGCACGTGCGTGGCTATGAGCTTTCCGTACGGAAAGCAGACGCAGAGATGATTGAAGTCGAGTAA
- a CDS encoding DDE-type integrase/transposase/recombinase has translation MDCYNGEIVGLAMDDNMKKGLCIKAFESACRSQSAVGMILHSDRGSQFTSAAFRNVLARHGAIQSMNGTGCCYDNARMESFFATLKKEKLYKIKTEQLSMAQVKALCSGTS, from the coding sequence CTGGATTGCTATAATGGTGAGATTGTAGGACTCGCCATGGATGACAACATGAAAAAAGGTCTGTGTATTAAAGCATTCGAATCTGCCTGTCGATCACAGTCTGCTGTCGGTATGATCCTCCATAGCGACCGGGGAAGCCAGTTTACCAGCGCCGCATTCAGAAACGTTTTGGCCCGGCATGGTGCTATCCAAAGCATGAACGGAACCGGATGTTGCTACGACAATGCCAGAATGGAAAGCTTTTTCGCCACGTTGAAAAAGGAAAAGCTCTACAAAATAAAGACGGAACAGTTGTCCATGGCTCAGGTCAAAGCATTGTGCTCCGGTACATCATGA
- a CDS encoding YibE/F family protein, with translation MDCSVFSILFLCIGNKFATSHALNITVSDSESEIKDQVFAKVIKLDSITPNQTDSSTNVVKFTCVITSGKGKGTSVHATQYAYKHNDTMPPQVHQNDKVVLGKLSAGSSTEYAFENYDRLEQIIWLLIAFVGLIVIFGGKKGLMTILSLALTCLAIFLVFIPCIMAGFNIYCSPIVICIYIIIVSYILTGGINKKSLASIIGCSGGVAFSATIYIIMERIMKLTGYYNDQTSRLKQTFMECPLDLKAIVFAMVTIGALGATMDVAMSIASSLEEIQNNKAGMTKIQIIQSGLTIGKDIMGTMTNTLILAYIGSSLITVLIYAVSNYPILQLLNKEEIIVEILQSLIGSLGMLFTIPFTTVISAYLFKSSNGNHLEKKEHLQTQLSTDEKPNKSHIISTIKIINK, from the coding sequence GTGGATTGTTCTGTATTTTCCATACTTTTTTTATGTATTGGTAACAAATTTGCAACCTCGCATGCACTGAACATCACCGTATCAGACTCTGAATCAGAGATAAAGGATCAGGTCTTTGCAAAAGTCATAAAGCTTGATTCTATCACACCAAATCAAACAGATTCCAGCACCAATGTTGTAAAATTCACGTGTGTTATTACCTCTGGAAAAGGTAAAGGAACTTCTGTCCATGCAACTCAGTACGCTTATAAACACAATGATACAATGCCCCCACAGGTTCATCAAAATGATAAAGTAGTTCTTGGCAAACTATCTGCAGGCAGTTCTACTGAATATGCATTTGAAAATTATGACAGATTGGAACAAATTATTTGGCTATTAATCGCCTTTGTTGGCCTGATTGTTATCTTTGGAGGAAAAAAAGGATTAATGACAATCCTTTCTCTCGCACTAACCTGCCTTGCCATCTTTTTGGTGTTCATTCCATGTATTATGGCTGGATTTAATATTTACTGTTCACCAATTGTAATTTGCATTTATATTATAATCGTTTCATACATACTTACAGGTGGTATTAACAAAAAAAGTTTAGCTTCTATCATTGGTTGCTCCGGTGGTGTTGCATTCTCAGCAACCATTTATATCATCATGGAAAGAATTATGAAATTAACCGGATATTATAATGATCAGACCTCCCGTTTAAAGCAAACATTTATGGAATGTCCATTGGATTTAAAAGCCATCGTTTTCGCAATGGTTACCATTGGTGCCCTAGGCGCAACAATGGATGTTGCGATGTCAATTGCATCTTCACTGGAAGAAATACAAAATAATAAAGCTGGCATGACAAAAATTCAAATAATTCAATCTGGACTTACAATTGGCAAAGATATCATGGGAACGATGACAAACACATTGATTCTTGCGTATATTGGCAGCAGTTTAATCACCGTATTGATTTATGCCGTATCCAATTATCCTATTCTTCAACTACTTAATAAAGAAGAAATTATCGTAGAGATTCTTCAGTCTTTAATTGGAAGTCTCGGTATGCTGTTTACGATTCCATTTACAACCGTAATATCGGCTTACTTATTCAAATCATCTAATGGGAATCACCTAGAAAAAAAGGAACACTTGCAGACACAGTTAAGCACAGATGAAAAGCCAAACAAATCACATATCATTTCCACCATAAAAATAATAAATAAGTAA
- a CDS encoding DUF5320 domain-containing protein, giving the protein MPGIDRTGPIRFGSRSGFGRRMRCYHSFERGRGFYCTMVKDTKQELLARKTMLQNSLTIIEEQLSKM; this is encoded by the coding sequence ATGCCGGGAATAGATAGAACAGGTCCCATAAGATTTGGCTCAAGAAGTGGTTTTGGACGCAGAATGCGCTGCTACCATAGTTTTGAACGTGGTAGGGGCTTCTATTGTACGATGGTGAAAGACACAAAACAGGAACTACTGGCGAGAAAGACCATGTTGCAAAACAGCCTTACAATCATTGAAGAACAATTATCAAAGATGTAA
- the asnS gene encoding asparagine--tRNA ligase has translation MERVKTAQLYQNAEAFSGKAITVCGWVRSVRDSKTLGFIDLNDGSCFKGLQVVFEADKVDNFAEIAKFNVGSAVCVTGQLLLTPQARQPFEVHASSVRLEGASTPEYPLQKKRHSVEYLRTIAHLRPRTNLFSAAFRVRSAAAYGIHRFFQERGFVYVNTPLITASDAEGAGEMFRVTTLDQTNPPRTPDGKIDFSKDFFGTPASLTVSGQLEAECMAMAFGQVYTFGPTFRAEKSYTQRHAAEFWMIEPEIAFADLEDVMQLAEAMMKYVIRYVMDTCPQDLDFCNKFVDKGLLDRLQNVLDHDFAHVSYTDAVELLKKNNDHFDYKVEWGCDLQTEHERYLTEKVFQRPVFVTDYPAGIKAFYMRANPDGKTVAAVDLLVPGIGEIIGGSQREERLDVLQEKMQELGMNEKEYWWYLDLRRYGSACHGGFGLGFERLIMYLTGIQNIRDVLPFPRTPGSAEF, from the coding sequence TTGGAACGAGTAAAAACAGCACAACTCTATCAGAATGCGGAGGCGTTCAGCGGCAAGGCCATCACTGTCTGCGGTTGGGTGCGCTCTGTACGGGACAGCAAAACACTTGGTTTTATCGACCTGAATGACGGCAGCTGCTTTAAAGGACTGCAGGTTGTATTTGAAGCGGACAAAGTGGACAACTTTGCGGAAATAGCGAAATTCAATGTTGGCTCGGCGGTCTGTGTGACCGGCCAGCTGCTTTTAACGCCGCAGGCGCGACAGCCTTTTGAGGTGCACGCATCATCGGTTCGGCTGGAGGGTGCCTCCACACCGGAGTATCCGCTGCAGAAAAAGCGCCACAGCGTAGAGTACCTGCGTACAATTGCGCATTTGCGCCCACGTACCAATTTGTTCTCGGCGGCATTTCGCGTGCGTTCCGCTGCCGCGTATGGCATTCACCGCTTTTTCCAGGAGCGTGGATTTGTATATGTGAACACACCGCTGATTACAGCCAGTGACGCAGAGGGTGCGGGTGAAATGTTCCGTGTCACAACACTGGACCAGACCAACCCGCCGCGCACACCGGACGGCAAAATCGACTTCAGCAAGGACTTTTTCGGCACACCGGCTTCTCTGACCGTTTCAGGGCAGCTGGAGGCGGAGTGCATGGCCATGGCGTTTGGTCAGGTTTATACGTTCGGTCCGACTTTCCGTGCGGAAAAATCCTACACACAGCGCCATGCCGCCGAGTTTTGGATGATTGAACCGGAAATTGCTTTTGCCGATTTGGAAGATGTCATGCAGTTGGCAGAAGCCATGATGAAGTATGTCATTCGCTATGTCATGGATACCTGCCCGCAGGACCTTGATTTCTGTAATAAATTTGTAGACAAGGGTCTGCTGGACCGTCTGCAGAATGTACTGGACCATGACTTTGCGCATGTTTCCTACACCGATGCGGTGGAACTGCTGAAAAAGAACAACGACCACTTCGACTACAAAGTAGAGTGGGGCTGTGATCTGCAGACTGAACACGAGCGCTATCTGACCGAAAAAGTTTTTCAGCGTCCGGTCTTTGTCACGGATTATCCGGCGGGCATTAAAGCTTTTTATATGCGCGCAAATCCGGATGGCAAGACAGTGGCGGCTGTGGACCTGCTGGTGCCGGGCATTGGTGAAATCATCGGCGGCAGTCAGCGTGAAGAACGGCTGGACGTGCTGCAGGAGAAGATGCAGGAGCTCGGTATGAACGAGAAGGAATATTGGTGGTATTTGGACCTGCGCCGGTATGGCAGTGCCTGCCACGGCGGCTTCGGCCTTGGTTTCGAGCGCCTGATCATGTACTTGACCGGCATCCAGAATATTCGGGACGTTCTGCCTTTCCCGCGTACACCCGGCAGTGCGGAATTTTAA
- a CDS encoding aminotransferase class I/II-fold pyridoxal phosphate-dependent enzyme encodes MEFGKLSKTELKTLQAQLAKKFDACKAMGLKLNMARGKPSAEQLDLSLDMLDQITSRSNVVLPDGTDCRNYGLADGLPEMRGMLGKMMGLPAENVIVGGNSSLNMMFDAISCCMTHGLPGGKPWCLEEHRKFLCPSPGYDRHFGVTEYFGFELITVPMLPTGPDMDVVEKLVFSDPDIKGIWCVPKYSNPTGITYSDETVRRFAALKPAAPDFRIFWDNAYCVHDLTDTPDHLLNLWDECQKAGNPDLPVFFASTSKITFPGAGVAAMGASDNNLQVFRKHYKYQTIGPDKLNQLRHLLFLKKVGGIPAQMCRQRAIIAPKFEAVEQIFEQELAGKGVAAWTKPNGGYFISVDVTPGCAKRTVALCKEAGVTLTGAGATFPYHKDPQDSNIRVAPTYPPLEEVKQAAKLFCLCAQMAVCEKLLES; translated from the coding sequence GTGGAATTTGGGAAATTGTCAAAAACAGAACTGAAGACTTTGCAGGCACAGCTTGCAAAGAAGTTTGATGCCTGTAAGGCGATGGGGCTCAAACTGAACATGGCGCGCGGCAAGCCGAGCGCAGAGCAGCTGGACCTTTCGCTGGATATGCTGGACCAGATTACCTCACGGTCCAATGTGGTGCTGCCGGACGGCACCGACTGCCGAAATTACGGCCTTGCGGATGGCCTGCCGGAAATGCGCGGTATGCTGGGCAAAATGATGGGACTGCCGGCGGAGAACGTGATTGTCGGCGGGAACTCCAGCCTGAACATGATGTTCGACGCGATTTCCTGCTGCATGACGCATGGCCTGCCCGGCGGTAAGCCGTGGTGCCTAGAGGAACACCGGAAGTTCCTTTGCCCCTCTCCGGGATATGACCGTCACTTCGGCGTAACCGAATATTTCGGCTTTGAACTGATTACAGTTCCTATGCTGCCGACCGGGCCGGACATGGATGTTGTGGAAAAGTTGGTTTTCTCGGACCCTGACATCAAGGGTATTTGGTGTGTGCCGAAGTATTCCAACCCAACGGGCATTACTTATTCAGATGAAACCGTACGCCGCTTTGCCGCTTTAAAGCCGGCGGCGCCGGACTTCCGTATTTTCTGGGACAATGCCTACTGTGTGCATGACCTGACCGATACGCCGGATCATCTGCTGAACCTATGGGACGAGTGCCAAAAGGCCGGCAATCCTGACTTGCCTGTCTTCTTTGCATCCACCAGCAAAATTACATTCCCCGGCGCGGGCGTAGCAGCCATGGGCGCCAGTGACAACAACCTGCAGGTCTTTCGGAAACACTATAAATATCAGACGATTGGTCCAGATAAGCTGAACCAACTGCGGCATCTGCTTTTCTTAAAGAAGGTTGGCGGCATTCCGGCACAGATGTGCCGCCAGCGTGCGATTATTGCGCCGAAGTTCGAGGCAGTCGAACAGATTTTTGAGCAGGAGCTTGCGGGCAAGGGCGTTGCCGCGTGGACAAAACCGAACGGCGGCTACTTTATTAGTGTGGATGTCACGCCCGGCTGCGCAAAGCGCACGGTGGCACTGTGCAAAGAGGCGGGCGTCACCCTGACCGGTGCGGGCGCAACGTTCCCGTACCACAAGGACCCACAGGACAGCAATATTCGTGTGGCACCTACTTATCCGCCGCTGGAAGAAGTCAAACAGGCGGCAAAGCTGTTCTGCTTGTGTGCACAAATGGCGGTTTGTGAAAAGCTGCTGGAATCCTGA
- a CDS encoding FeoA family protein, translating into MMPLSMAKPGEPVTIRRIGGKDEVRQHLAELGFVVGGEVMVVNELGGNLILQVKDSRIALDKTMANRIQF; encoded by the coding sequence ATGATGCCATTATCCATGGCAAAGCCGGGCGAACCGGTGACAATCCGCCGGATTGGCGGCAAAGACGAGGTGCGTCAGCATTTGGCGGAGCTTGGTTTTGTGGTGGGCGGAGAAGTGATGGTGGTTAATGAGCTTGGCGGTAATCTGATTTTACAGGTAAAGGACAGCCGCATTGCGCTGGACAAAACCATGGCAAATCGAATTCAGTTTTAG
- a CDS encoding IS3 family transposase, with protein MCRVLKVSESGYYQSLFHVCEPRPWQLLLVKIKQVYTRHPNNDNYGVNRIRLVLKQNGISVSKSTVRRAMKKGGLIKTSPRHSGSLTESDADAQKADNLIVRNFTADAPNRK; from the coding sequence ATGTGCCGCGTACTCAAAGTAAGTGAGTCCGGGTACTACCAAAGTCTTTTTCATGTCTGCGAACCGAGACCATGGCAACTGCTTTTGGTCAAAATCAAACAGGTTTATACACGACATCCAAATAACGACAACTATGGAGTGAATCGCATTCGACTCGTGCTAAAGCAAAACGGTATCTCTGTGAGTAAAAGCACAGTACGGCGCGCTATGAAAAAAGGCGGTCTTATTAAAACTTCGCCGCGCCATTCCGGCAGCTTGACCGAATCAGACGCCGATGCGCAGAAAGCCGACAACCTGATTGTACGGAATTTTACTGCTGATGCCCCAAATCGGAAGTGA
- a CDS encoding DUF134 domain-containing protein: MPRPKKWRKVCCMPRNTEFVPVGMNFQSDDTVVMTVDEYETIRLIDHENFTQEECAGYMKIARTTVQQIYNHARQKLSVLLVEGKPLVIRGGEYQLCDGNEPYCRCGGCQRSRRGCRQTEEGDNS; encoded by the coding sequence ATGCCAAGACCTAAAAAGTGGCGAAAAGTTTGCTGTATGCCACGTAACACTGAGTTTGTGCCGGTTGGAATGAACTTTCAATCTGACGATACGGTAGTGATGACAGTGGATGAATATGAGACAATACGTCTCATTGACCATGAAAACTTTACCCAAGAGGAATGTGCTGGGTATATGAAGATTGCCCGCACCACAGTACAGCAGATTTACAATCATGCCAGACAGAAGCTATCCGTCTTACTAGTAGAGGGCAAGCCACTTGTAATTAGAGGTGGCGAATATCAACTTTGTGATGGTAACGAGCCCTATTGTAGATGTGGCGGTTGCCAACGTAGCCGTCGTGGTTGTAGACAAACGGAGGAAGGAGATAATTCATGA
- a CDS encoding IS3 family transposase, whose protein sequence is MECLGFGRGTPRQKAQVIWELRHKHKISLLIEVSGLPRSTYYYYAKRRMQPDKYSEIKEQITEIYHENKGRYGYRRTTDVLHSRGYCINHKTVQRLMKQLGLVCRVRIKKYRSYKGEVGKIAPNLLKRDFEATTPNQKWVTDVTEFSLFGQKVYLSPILDLCSRDIVSYTISDRPVLSMVTEMLDKAFEKIPDGTQLILHSDQGWQYQHKRYRKVLAEKGIQQSMSRKGNCLDNAVMENFFGLLKSELLYLQEFDSIDQFKDELVNYLDYYNNRRIKAKLKGLPPALHRQQALSVA, encoded by the coding sequence ATTGAATGCCTTGGTTTTGGAAGAGGAACGCCGCGACAAAAGGCGCAAGTGATCTGGGAACTAAGGCATAAACACAAGATTTCACTACTAATTGAAGTATCCGGTTTGCCGCGATCAACCTATTACTACTATGCCAAGCGTAGAATGCAACCGGATAAATACAGCGAAATCAAAGAACAGATCACTGAAATCTACCATGAAAACAAGGGGCGCTATGGTTATCGCCGTACCACAGATGTTCTGCACAGTAGAGGATACTGCATCAATCACAAAACCGTCCAGAGGTTAATGAAGCAGCTTGGACTCGTATGCCGAGTGAGAATAAAGAAATATCGTTCTTACAAGGGTGAGGTGGGTAAAATTGCTCCAAATCTGCTGAAACGGGACTTTGAAGCAACGACACCAAATCAGAAATGGGTAACCGATGTGACCGAATTTAGCCTGTTCGGGCAGAAAGTGTATTTGTCACCGATTCTGGATTTGTGCAGCAGGGATATTGTCAGCTACACCATTTCGGACAGGCCGGTTTTGTCGATGGTAACGGAAATGCTGGACAAAGCATTTGAGAAAATTCCCGATGGTACACAACTTATTCTCCACTCCGATCAAGGCTGGCAGTACCAACACAAGCGGTATCGAAAAGTGCTTGCCGAGAAAGGAATTCAACAAAGCATGAGCCGCAAAGGGAACTGCCTTGATAACGCTGTAATGGAAAATTTCTTTGGCTTGCTTAAAAGTGAACTGCTGTATTTGCAGGAATTCGACTCAATCGACCAGTTCAAGGACGAACTCGTAAACTATCTGGATTACTACAACAACCGCCGTATCAAAGCAAAACTTAAGGGCTTGCCGCCCGCTTTACATAGGCAACAAGCCCTTTCGGTTGCTTGA
- a CDS encoding NifB/NifX family molybdenum-iron cluster-binding protein has translation MKIAIPVDENKAETSVCVSFGRAPYFMLYDTDNNQMDYIINTATEAQGGAGLKAAQLLVDNGADILLTVRCGQNAADVLKAANVKIYKTEYSGLNENLAAFWEGKLTLMTQFHAGFHGNQ, from the coding sequence ATGAAAATAGCAATTCCTGTAGATGAAAATAAAGCGGAAACATCTGTTTGTGTTTCCTTTGGAAGAGCACCGTATTTTATGCTTTATGATACTGACAATAATCAAATGGACTATATCATTAATACTGCCACCGAGGCACAGGGCGGTGCGGGACTGAAAGCTGCTCAACTATTGGTGGACAACGGTGCCGATATTCTGCTCACTGTTCGTTGTGGACAAAATGCAGCCGATGTACTGAAGGCAGCGAATGTGAAAATTTATAAGACCGAATACTCCGGCTTAAATGAAAATCTTGCTGCATTTTGGGAGGGAAAGCTTACGCTCATGACGCAGTTTCACGCGGGCTTTCATGGAAACCAATGA
- a CDS encoding ATP-binding protein produces MKKLLILSGKGGTGKTTVTAAFIDFLHVAAFADCDVDAPNLHLVTGVTGIPECKDYYGSQKASIDQQKCIGCGACRAKCRFDAISLNNGKYRISEYACEGCGVCQYVCPENAVIMSNDIAGEQMLYRDNRVFSTAKLKMGRGNSGKLVTEVKMALSKSAHDVDLAVIDGSPGIGCPVIASVSGVDLVLIVAEPSISGIHDMKRILKTTAALRAKTAVCVNKYDTCHENANVIEQYCIENSVPFVGRIPYDERASVAINAGHSLASVDCPAREALKNMCRDVMALMNLESFDEKHT; encoded by the coding sequence ATGAAAAAACTGCTGATTCTTAGTGGAAAGGGTGGTACGGGGAAAACTACCGTTACTGCCGCTTTCATCGACTTCCTTCATGTTGCCGCGTTTGCGGATTGTGACGTAGACGCGCCAAACCTGCATCTGGTGACAGGTGTAACTGGAATTCCGGAATGTAAGGATTACTATGGTTCTCAAAAAGCATCTATTGATCAACAAAAATGTATTGGCTGCGGAGCCTGTCGTGCCAAATGTCGCTTTGATGCTATTTCACTCAATAACGGTAAATATAGAATAAGTGAGTATGCCTGTGAGGGCTGTGGAGTTTGCCAGTATGTTTGTCCAGAAAATGCCGTAATAATGAGCAACGACATTGCCGGAGAGCAGATGCTATATCGGGATAATCGCGTTTTTTCCACGGCAAAACTGAAAATGGGTAGGGGAAATTCTGGCAAGCTGGTGACTGAAGTCAAAATGGCACTTTCAAAATCTGCGCATGATGTCGATCTTGCCGTCATAGACGGTTCCCCTGGTATCGGATGTCCAGTAATTGCCTCGGTCAGTGGTGTGGACCTAGTCCTCATCGTAGCGGAACCCTCTATTTCTGGTATCCACGATATGAAGCGTATTTTGAAAACAACGGCCGCACTCCGAGCAAAGACTGCAGTGTGCGTCAATAAATATGATACTTGCCATGAAAACGCAAATGTGATTGAGCAGTATTGCATAGAAAATTCAGTGCCTTTTGTGGGGCGTATTCCATACGACGAGCGTGCATCTGTAGCCATTAATGCAGGACACAGTCTTGCGTCCGTAGATTGCCCGGCAAGAGAGGCATTGAAAAACATGTGCAGGGATGTTATGGCTTTAATGAATTTAGAAAGCTTTGATGAGAAACATACTTGA
- a CDS encoding NifB/NifX family molybdenum-iron cluster-binding protein has translation MMKIAVASMGNMVAGHFGHCENFNIYESTNGSITKVQSIPNPGHKPGYLPNFLGDMNVEVIIAGGMGGGAVEIFNERNIEVIVGAEGDAKDAAVRYLRGELKSTGSICHEHEYADECGEHQSQK, from the coding sequence ATTATGAAAATCGCTGTAGCAAGTATGGGTAACATGGTAGCAGGTCACTTTGGCCACTGCGAAAATTTCAACATCTACGAAAGCACAAACGGTTCAATCACAAAGGTACAAAGCATTCCAAATCCCGGCCACAAGCCCGGATATTTGCCGAATTTCCTTGGAGACATGAATGTAGAGGTCATTATTGCCGGTGGTATGGGCGGTGGTGCCGTTGAAATCTTTAATGAACGCAATATTGAAGTCATTGTTGGTGCAGAGGGGGACGCAAAGGACGCTGCGGTGCGTTATCTGCGAGGCGAGTTGAAATCTACTGGTTCTATTTGCCATGAACATGAGTACGCAGACGAGTGCGGAGAGCATCAATCACAGAAATAA
- a CDS encoding FeoB-associated Cys-rich membrane protein — MNLPTLIGILIIVAVVAAIVATGVWNKKHHKGGCGCGCDHCPNGGACHTK; from the coding sequence ATGAATCTTCCTACACTAATCGGGATTCTAATCATCGTGGCGGTGGTTGCTGCCATTGTCGCCACAGGTGTTTGGAACAAAAAACATCATAAAGGCGGTTGTGGCTGCGGTTGTGACCACTGTCCAAACGGTGGTGCTTGTCACACAAAATAA